Proteins from one Muntiacus reevesi chromosome X, mMunRee1.1, whole genome shotgun sequence genomic window:
- the CYLC1 gene encoding cylicin-1, protein MDLTEAEDIKKRCLGDLINEDIHTWNSLCRQEINIKTYDNSIPIIESSKKLWNQQYFTTAFPKPSQPGGKKRLRPSEIQITAPRHDKRNVDELQKPAYIWMRHSLRKKTQSPSINLTIRRQASFRHITHSKKAECKKCKDDKKGTTLKKISKKDPGPHETDEKPKRGNKADKTPSKSSHESQLSKKLKSKSEANPESKDSIPVSIKHPKKDKRYSKDSKEMDFESISTKKYSKSSKNNSDAISETFSKNSSNVGLMMHLGESDAESMDFDMWLKNYSQNNSKKPTKKDAKKDAKGKGSDAESVDSKDAKKDAKKDKKGATKDTKKDAKKDAESTDAESGDSKDAKKGKKDDKKKDAKKDAASDAESGDSKDAKKDLKKGKKDSKKDDKKKDAKKDAESTDAESGDSKDAKKDLKKGKKDSKKDDKKKDAKKDAESTDAESGDSKDEKKDSKKGKKDSKKDDKKKDAKKDAVSTDADSESEGDAKKGGKDSKKDKKDLKKYDKKKSAMKFEESTETESDWESKKVKRDSKKDAKKSAKKDTESSDVESDMSSKGDLKKTEMFKSSDAESEESLFKPGPKKRVDESDATSTDSKKDAVELKRGIKMPSRRTTFKEKGKKKGTGRVPPSRERPPLPPCEPLLPSPRVKRLCRCQMPPPPPKPRYAPLTQNVSFVTKLINDPIV, encoded by the exons gcaAGAAATAAACATCAAAACATATGATAATTCCATACCAA TCATTGAATCAAGCAAAAAATTATGGAATCAACAATATTTCACTACAGCATTTCCCAAACCATCCCAGCCAGGTGGAAAAAAGAGATTAAGACCTTCAGAAATTCAAATCACAGCTCCT AGACATGACAAAAGAAATGTAGATGAACTTCAGAAACCAGCTTATATATGGATGAGGcattctttaaggaaaaaaactcaAAGTCCATCTATTAATTTAACCATCAGGAGACAGGCCTCATTCAGACATATAACCCATTCTAAAAAGGCAGAATGTAAAAAGTGCAAAGATGACAAAAAAGGAACAACTTTGAAGAAAATTTCCAAGAAAGACCCAGGCCCACATGAAACAGATGAGAAAcctaaaagaggaaataaagcagaTAAAACTCCATCAAAATCATCACATGAAAGTCAACTGTCTAAGAAGTTAAAGTCCAAATCAGAAGCAAACCCAGAATCCAAAGATTCTATACCAGTTTCAATAAAGCATCCAAAAAAAGATAAGAGATATTCAAAAGATTCCAAGGAGATGGATTTTGAATCCATAAGTACAAAGAAGTACTCTAAGAGCTCAAAGAATAATTCTGATGCCATATCAGAGACTTTCTCAAAAAATAGCTCAAATGTGGGTTTAATGATGCATCTAGGGGAGTCAGATGCTGAATCCATGGACTTTGATATGTGGTTAAAGAATTATTCACAGAATAATTCGAAGAAGCCCACAAAGAAGGATGCAAAAAAAGATGCAAAGGGGAAGGGCTCTGATgctgaatctgtagattcaaaagatgcaaagaaagatgcaaagaaagataagaaggGTGCAACAAAAGATACCAAGAAGGATGCAAAGAAGGATGCAGAGTCTACTGATGCAGAATCTGGAGACTCAAAAGATGCAAAGAAAGGCAAGAAAGATGACAAGAAAAAGGATGCCAAGAAGGATGCTGCATCTGATGCAGAATCTGGAGACTCAAAGGATGCAAAAAAAGATTTGAAGAAGGGCAAGAAAGATTCAAAGAAAGATGATAAGAAAAAGGATGCCAAGAAAGATGCAGAGTCTACTGATGCAGAATCTGGTGACTCAAAGGATGCAAAGAAAGATTTGAAAAAGGGCAAGAAAGATTCAAAGAAAGATGATAAGAAAAAGGATGCCAAGAAAGATGCAGAGTCTACCGATGCAGAATCTGGAGACtcaaaggatgaaaagaaagatTCAAAAAAGGGCAAGAAAGATTCAAAGAAAGATGATAAGAAAAAGGATGCCAAGAAGGATGCTGTGTCTACTGATGCAGATTCTGAATCTGAAGGGGATGCAAAAAAGGGTGGAAAAGAttcaaagaaagataagaaagatttAAAGAAATACGACAAAAAGAAGTCTGCAATGAAATTTGAAGAGTCTACTGAAACTGAGTCTGACTGGGAGTCAAAGAAGGTTAAACGAGATTCAAAGAAAGACGCCAAAAAGAGTGCAAAGAAGGACACAGAGTCTAGTGATGTTGAATCTGATATGTCTTCCAAAGGAGACCTAAAGAAGACTGAAATGTTCAAAAGTTcagatgctgaatctgaagaGTCTCTATTTAAACCTGGGCCTAAAAAGAGAGTTGATGAATCAGATGCcacatctacagattcaaagaaGGATGCAGTGGAACTAAAAAGAGGAATCAAAATGCCATCCCGGAGGACTACAttcaaagaaaaagggaaaaaaaaaggtacaggTAGAGTTCCTCCGTCAAGAGAAAGACCACCACTACCTCCTTGTGAGCCTTTACTGCCATCACCTAGAGTCAAACGTCTCTGTCGGTGCCAGATGCCTCCTCCACCTCCAAAGCCAAGATATGCTCCTTTG ACTCAAAATGTCAGCTTTGTGACAAAGCTGATTAATGATCCAATTGTTTAG